The Paenibacillus mucilaginosus 3016 genome includes the window ACACCGCCTCGTCGGCTATGTATCCAAGCTCCGTTACGACATGGCAGTGCGATGGAAGGCGCTCCTTCCAGGCCTCGATGTCCTTGCGGGTAAAATGCTCTTCTTTGCCTGCAATCACCAATGTGCAGGGCTCTTCCACCTTGGCGAAGGCCTGCAGCAGCAGATCCAGCCCCTTGTCGTACCGCGTGCCGCCGAAGGCCAGCAGATACGGTCCCGGACCGGCTGCGCCCCAGCGAAGCTTCATCTCCGCATCCTGTTCAGGGTTGGCATGCTGCGGATGCAGCTGAGGGTAGAGAATGCTCTCCACGGCTCCCTTGCCGGACGAACGGACACGTTCGACGGTATAACGCTTGGTATACTCCCCGTGAACAATGAGCTGACGAATCACGCCAAGTCCCAGAAAAAAAGAAAGGGCCCGCTGTTTGCTCGGACGCGTCGGATACCAATGCATGGTGGCTGTGCAGTGCAGACCGAGAAGCAGCGGCCATACCAGCAGCAGCGGTATCAGAAGACAATCGAGATACAGCAGGTGAAGCTTGCGGTACCCGTGCTTCCGGCAGTACCGGATGAGACGGTAGAGCATCACGGTCCGCCCCAGCACGGCCGGGAGCCTGGGCGGTTCGGGATCCATCAGCATCATGGAGATCCCCGCCTCCGCCAAGCTCTTGGCCTGTTCCGGTTCCATGGATGTGGTCGCATAGCAGCACACCGCATCGGGCTCTTTCTCACGCACGCCTTGAATGGCCGTCCAGTTGTAGTAAAAATGATGTCCGTCGTTGGACGTATCGAAAAACATGAATTTTGTACTCATATAGCCTCACTTTTGTGCCTGCCGAGAAACCGTTCCAAGGCTTTGAGATGGGCGTCCACCATATGGTCCATCGAATACCGGGCGGCAATCTCCAAGCTTCGTTCCCCGAACCGTGCTCTGCGTTCCGGCGACTCCAGAATGCCGCGCAGCGCGGAAGTAAGCCGCTGCTGGTCATCCACCGGAATCATGTATCCGTTCCGGCCCTCTTCGATCAGATCATGTGAAGCGCCGGCCATCATGGTGGAGATCAGCGGCAGGCCGAACATGATCGCTTCATTGAGCACCAGGGCCCATACATCATAGCGTGTAGGAAGCACGAAAGCGTCGGATACCTTGTAGTACTCGATGAGCTCCTCCTTCTGGAGGAAAGGCAGAATGACGACGTTCTCTACCTGATTCTCCTTCAGGTAAGCCCTGTACTCCTCTTCCTGCGGCCCGCCGCCAATAAGCAGAAGGCTCGCATCTGGAGCGTTCAGCTCCCGGAAGGAACGGAGCAGCAGGTCCAGCCCCTTGCGCTCGATGAACTGACCTACCGAAAGAAAGACGGTCTCCTTCAGGTTATGCCTGCGCTTCAATTCGGCATGCCGCTCCGGACTCAAGGGCCGGAGCTGCTCGGGAGTATAGTGCACCGAGCTCAGCGGATATTCATGGATCTGATCCGCTTTGGCTCCGTAGTAGGTCAAATACTCAGTGCAGTTCTTCCCGGACGACAGCCAGAAGGAAGCGCTGGAGATCAGTCCTTTCTTCAGATTGCGTTTGAACCGCGACTCTTCCGGCGCCGGAAATCCGCCATCGGAGTTCAGGATGTACGGGATCCGCCTCATGCGCAGCCATTGAATGGCCATCATCTCCGTAGGTGAGCTGTAGCACCCCATGATATGTACGTCGAAGCGACTGCGCTGCAGCTCTTTCCACACGGAAAAGTTCAAGTGTTTGTCGAGACCGAACGTCCGGCCGGGAAGGAATTTGTACTGGAAGTGGCGGCCGATTCCATCCACCTTCCACTCCCGGTTCGCTTCGTTCTTCGCCTGGAACCACACGGTCAAGTCGCAATGCTTGCCGAGTTCATTGAAGAAATCCACCCGGTAAGGACTTGGTATGTTGGTCATGAACATCACTTTTGGTTTCACACAGCCTCTTCCCTTTCCCTTTTACGCAGTCTCCCGATCCGAAGAGACAAGATCTTCACGCCGAACAAAAGCACACCCATCAGAATCAGCACGACCGTTCCCGCCGCCGCCAGCTGGAGCAGCAGGGAGATCAGCGATCCTGCGGAAGGCCCGCCTGACCAGTAAACCCACATTCCGCTCAGCAAAAATAAACAAACCGGAGGAATCAGCGTGCCAAGCAGCAGCTTCATCTTCAGGCCCATCAGACGGAACTCGATAAACACCCTGGCACCGATCCCGATCGGAAATCCGAGCATACGGGAGAAAGCGGCGCCCGGAATGCCGAGCAGCGGAATCAGGATCAGGCTGCCGAGCAGCGTGGCCGCACTCGTTCCGAAATTGATTCCTGTGTTTAATTTCACATATTCGGTACCGTTCAAATAATAGAATGCCACAATCGCCACTGTACCTGAAGCCACACCGACAATAAGCAGACGAAGAAGCGTTGAAGCTTCGGCCGCAAATTCCGGCGAGATCCACACGGTTAAAATACTCTCAGCATACAGAAGCATCGGTACGCTGAGAGAGGTGACCGCCAAAATGACAATTTTGTTGGCAAAGATATATACCTTCTTGAGCTCTTCCACATTGCCGCTCTCCCGAAGGGAACTGAACTTGGGGAACAGGAAGGCGCCGGCCGCCGCCGGAATTTCATGCAGCTTAGCGGCAAGCTGCATGCACACGGAGTACATGCCAAGCGCCGCGGGCCCCAGAAAGGAGCTGATGATGACCCGGTCCATCTGCGTGTAGATGACGCTGCTGATCACCTGCAGCCAGGAGTACATGCCGTACCCCAGCACCGTCCTGGAAGCCTCCCGGTCCCAACGCGGCGTATAGTTGAGCTCGGGGCTCAGCCTGCGGCCGATCATATATTGAAAGCCCGCTGCACCTATCGACATCAGTAGCATCAAAACGACAAGACCGAGCAGTTTGAAGCCGAAGTAGACCAGCACCACACTCATCAGGTTCGTGACCACATTGACGAGCATGTTCGTTTTATTCAGTACGTCGTACCGATGATGTGCCATACATACGGCAGCAAATACGCTGCTGATGATCTTGACTCCGACGACGGCACCGAGCACCCGTGTGGCCGCTACGATCTGTTCCCCGGTCTCCCCTGCTGCGTTCTGGAAGAGAACCAGGAGACTAGGACCAAGCAGGTACAGAAGAACGGTGGTACCTGCCCCGATCAACAGACACAGCGCCATCGTAAAGCGCAGCACACGGTTGAACGAAACATAATCATGGGTCTCGAGATAGGCTGAACCGAATTTGACTACCGAGCTGCTCACTCCGAGATTCGTGACACTGAGGATCGCTATGATGGATCCCATAAGAATCCAGCTTCCATAGAATTCGGCACCCAGCATCTTCAAAAGCAGCGGAGTGATCAATATCGTAATGAGGGGGTTGACGATGAACTCCATCGAACTGTAAGTCAGGTTCTTAAAGTCCCGCGTCTTGCCCATTTGCTTGGCCTTGCCGAAGAGGGTTTTGAGTGCGCTGCGCATCTCGTTGAACCAGGATTAGCTCAATGCCATTGCATTGGCGTAGCGTGCCTCTGCCTGAACGCGCTTGATGTCTTCGTCAACCATCATGTGCACGAGCTGCGTGAAGTTCACTTCCTGCTTCCAGCCAAGCTTCTCCTTCGCCTTCGTGCAGTCGCCGATCAGAAGATCCACTTCGGCCGGACGGACGAACTTCGGATCAAGAACTACATAATCTTCATAGTTCAGACCAACATAAGAGAATGCAACTTCAAGGAATTCGCGTACGGAATGTGTTTCTTCCGTGGAGATGACGAAATCTTCCGGTGTGTCCTGCTGCAGCATCAGCCACATCGCTTTGATATAGTCGCCTGCAAAGCCCCAGTCGCGGAGTGCATCCAGGTTGCCGAGACGAAGCTCGTTCTGAAGACCCAGTTTGATGCGAGCCACACCATCGGTAATTTTGCGCGTTACGAACTCCAGGCCGCGGCGCGGGGATTCGTGGTTGAACAGAATGCCGGAGCAGGCGAACATATCGAAGCTCTCACGATAGTTGACCGTAATCCAGTGTCCATATACTTTCGCAACGCCGTAAGGGCTGCGCGGGTAGAACGGTGTCGTTTCCTTCTGCGGAACTTCCAGCACTTTACCGAACATCTCACTGCTCGAAGCCTGATAGAAGCGAGCTGTCGGCTTCACGATCCTTACGGCTTCCAGCATGTTCGTCACGCTGAGTGCCGTGATGTTGCCTGTCAGGATCGGCTGGGGCCACGATGCCGCCACGTAGGATTGGGCAGCCAGGTTGTATACCTCATCCGGATCAGCGATGCGAACGGCTTCGATCAGGGAAGGAAGATCCGTCAGGTCGCCGGAGATCCATTCGATCTGATCTTTAATTGCCTGCACGTTTTCATAGTTCGGTGTGCTTGTTCTGCGGCGCAGGCCGTATACCTTATAGCCTTTCTCGAGCAAAAACTCCGCCAGATATGATCCGTCTTGACCGGTAACCCCAGTAATAAGTGCTGATTTCATGTGTATATTCCTCCTATATGTTCGTGAGTGTTCTTAGGTGCTTCTGTGTCTGCAGGAACCATTCGTATGTCGATGCAAGGCCTTCGTCCAGCGAGATGTTCGCCTTCCAGCCCAAGCCGTTAAGCTTCGTTACGTCAACCAGTTTTCTCGGCGTACCGTCCGGCTTGCTTGAGTCGTATACGACATCGCCTGTGTACCCAACAATCTGTTGAATCTTCTCCGCCAGCTCGCGGATGGAGATGTCTTCTCCCACACCGATATTCACAATATCGCTTTCATTGTACGTATTCATGAGATAGACACATGCATCGGCGAGATCGTCCGCATGCAGGAACTCCCTGCGCGGGGTGCCTGTGCCCCACAGCTCGACAACCGGTTTCCCTTCCGTCTTCGCCTCATGAAACTTTCGGATCATGGCAGGAAGAACGTGGGAATTCTTCAGGTCAAAGTTATCGTTCGGACCGTACAGGTTCGTCGGCATGACGGAAATGTAGCTCGTGCCGTACTGCCGGTTGTAGCTTTGGCACATCTTGATACCGGCGATCTTTGCGATGGCATAAGGCTCGTTCGTCGGTTCCAGAATGCCCGTCAGCAGATCATCTTCCTTCATAGGCTGCGGAGCGAATTTCGGATAGATGCAGGTGCTTCCGAGGAACATCAGCTTCTTCACGCCGTACTGATAGGCCGAATCGATGACGTTCGTCTGGATCATCAGGTTATCGCGGATAAAGGTGGCCGGGTATTCGTTGTTGGCCACGATACCGCCCACTTTCGCCGCGGCCAGGAATACGTAGTCGATTCCTTCCGATGCGAAGAAAGCATTCACCGCACCCGGATCGCGGAGATCAAGCTCCTGCGATGTGCGGAATACTAGGTTGTCGTAGCCTTCGGCCTGCAGCCTTCTCACGATGGCGGAGCCGACAAGCCCGCGATGACCGGCAACATATATTCTAGAGCTCTTATTCATTGCGCTCACCTCAATTGGAGTATCGTAGGGCCCGGAGCTGCTCTTTCCTGCTGCCGGGCCCTGCGGGATAATGGACCGATTAGCCAATCACATCAATCAGCTTGTGGTTGGCCAAGGTTTCCTTGATCGCGTTCAAGACCGGCTGGCGAAGCTCCTTCGACTTCATCGCGAATTGCAGCGTCGTCAGGATAAAGCCCAGCTTCTCGCCCACATCATGGCGTGTGCCTTCGAAATTGTAGGCGTACACCCGCTGCAGCTCGTTGAGCTTCTGGATAGCATCGGTCAGCTGAATCTCTCCACCGGCACCCAGCTCCTGCAGGGACAGAATGTCGAAAATTTCCGGCGTCAGGATGTAGCGGCCCATGATCGCGAGGTTGGAAGGCGCTGTGCCCAGAGCCGGCTTTTCCACGAATTTACGCACTTCGTAGAGACGATCCTGGTTCTGACCCGGATCGATGATGCCGTAACGGTTGGTCTCCTCATCGGATACTTTCTGTACACCGATCACCGAGGAGCCGGTTTGCTCATATTGTTCGATCAGCTGTCTCAGGCAAGGCTTCTCGGCCGAGACGATATCGTCTCCGAGAAGTACGGCGAACGGCTCGTTCCCGATGAACTTGCGTGCGGTCCATACGGCATGTCCAAGACCCTTCGGTTCTTTCTGACGGATGAAGTGCAGCTCCACCTTCGAAGAACGGCGTACTTCCTCGAGAAGCTCCAGCTTGCCTTTTTCGTTCAGATTATGCTCAAGCTCGTGAACATGGTCGAAATGATCCTCAATGGCCCGTTTGCCTTTGCCTGTCACGATAATGATATCTTCAATTCCGGACTCTACGGCTTCTTCCACAATATACTGGATGGTAGGCTTGTCTATGATGGGAAGCATCTCTTTGGGCATCGCCTTCGTAGCGGGCAAAAACCTTGTTCCAAGTCCTGCTGCGGGAATAATTGCTTTTCTTACTTTTTTCATTTGGTTTCCCTCCTACTCTTTTTCTTTCTCTAAGACAAACCTACAATGCAATGTATGTTGAGATAAAAAAGCTAGCTATATTGTCTTACTCTGCCAAGACAATATAACTAGAATTTTTATTGGTTCGGAGAGAGGGCATTCAACCCAACCTCACATCACACCACCGACGATAGACGTCTAAGGCTCACCGAGCCCACAGCATGATCGAGTGCCTACAGTGATAAAGGTGCAGTAGACATTACCTGAAGCTGGGAATTCCTCTCCATTGCGGCACCAGCTGCAGCTTAGTACTGGTAGGCGTAAGTGCCGGCTTCCTTCTTGTTCATATTGTTGAGCACTACACCGAGAATGCGGCCCTTGGCGTGCTCGAGGTTGCTTTTCATCTTCTTCACGGCTTCGCGTTTCACTTTGCCGACATCGATGACGATGACCACACCACAGCTGTGTCCGGCTACCAATTGAGCATCCGGGAGGCTGAGCGCCGGCGGCGTATCAATGATGACTACGTCATATTTGTTCTTGGCGAATTCAATGAATTGGACCCATCTTTCGGATGAGAGCAGTTCGGAAGGATTGTGGGGAATAACGCCCGCGGAAAGCATTTCTAAATGAGGAATGTGGGTTTCGGTTACCAGCTCCTGGACCGTATACTGGCCGGCCAGCAGGTTCGAGAGACCTACCCGGTTCGGACGCCGGAACATGTTGTGCACATTGGGTCTTCTCATGTCTGCATCGACGATCAGCACTTTCTTCTCGGTTTGGGCATACGCCACAGCCATATTCACTGCTGTTGTCGTCTTGCCTTCCGCCTGCTGGGTGGAGGTCACCATGATCACTTTGTTGTCATTGTCCACCAGGGAGAAGTCGATGTTGGTTCTTAACGTACGATAGGATTCGCTAATCGGAGACTGGGGATTGGCTTCCGTAATGATAACGTTGTTCTTACTGCTTCGCTGTGGCATAAGGGATCTCTCCTACCTTTCGACCGCTTGGGGATAATTGCAGGGCGATATCTTTTGATTTGACAGTGGGGATGGCGGCCAGTACCGACAGCCCCAGCAGCTCTTCCACATCTTTCTCGTTCTTGACGGTGTCCTGAAGCATGTGGTGAAGAAAAGCATAACCGACGCCGAGCAGGAGTGTGACAAGGACACTGACTAGAACATTAAGCTGCGTATTGGGGAGAATCGGCCGGGCGGGCTTCTCGGGATTCGCCACTCCCAAGGTTGTGATGTTGCTGACTTTCATGACATTCTCTATTTCTTTCTGGAACGTGTATGATATGGCATTCACCGTTTCAGCAGCTCTTCTGTAATCCGTATCCCGGATCACCAGTGTCATGACCTGGGAGTCCGAGGATTGCTTGACCTCGAGCATCTCGGCCATCTGCTCAGGTGTGAGCATAAACTCCGGATATGCCGCCGCCACCTTCTCCAGGACAGCCGACGTCCGCAGGATTTCCGAATAGGTCTTGATCAGCTTCAGGTTGGTGTTGATCGAACTGATGTCGACCCCATTGCCCTTGCCTTCGCTGTTGATCAGCAGCTTCACTGAAGCCTGGTAGACCCGCGGTAAATACTGAACGCTCACCAGCGCCGTACACAAACTGGTGATCAACGTAACTCCCAGTATCAACCATATGTATCTCCGAAGTATTTGCAAGTAGTGTTTGACTTCCATGGTTTTTCCCCCTGGGAATTTTCAGAAAATTTTCATGTTGTTTTCAAAAAATGCCAAACCATTTTCTCGCCGGTCGAATGGGTTCAACCGTCTCTATATTCAGGTTTTGCACGACAAGAGATGCTCTGCTGATAAATCCTTCTACGTAGTCCGCCCCGAGGTGCTCGCCTATATATTCGTAAGCCGTAGGCAAATTAAGGCATCGTCCCGTTTCATGATGAGCATCGGAAGCAATAAAGTGGGCACAATGTTTGCGACACAAATCCATAGTGAACTTCTGAATCTTCTTTCCGAATAAACCGGTAATCGAGTGAGAAGTAACCTGGGACAACGCCCCTTCTCGAATCAAATCGTACAGCAGTGAAGGTTGTTGGAAGATGGCCCGATTGCGCTCCGGGTGAGCAATTATAGGAATATAATTCGCAGCCAAAAGCGAAGATATGGTCTGCCTTGCGGCAGCGGGTACGTACGAAGAGGGAAACTCAAGCAACAGATATCGGGAATCGGCGAGCGTCACCAGCTTGCCGTTCTCCAGATCCTTCATTAATCTGCCGAACCAGCGTACTTCCTGACCCGGCAGCACCTTGACCGTCATTCCACGTTCTTGCAGCTGCCGATTGACTTCGTCTACTGTGCGCCGGATTACGGCCGATTCATTGATGAAGGTTCCGTTGGCATGATGAGGAGTAGCTATGAGGGTTGTGACCCCCTGGAGCTCAGCCTGCTTAATCATCCGCAGTGTCTGCCCCATATCCCGCGCCCCATCGTCCAGAGCGGGGAGTATATGACTATGAATATCGATCATTCCTGTTTCCACCTTAGGTATTAACGAATCCTTATACCATGTGATCAAACAAACAACGGGGCTGCTCTATGTCCA containing:
- a CDS encoding glycosyltransferase family 4 protein; translated protein: MKPKVMFMTNIPSPYRVDFFNELGKHCDLTVWFQAKNEANREWKVDGIGRHFQYKFLPGRTFGLDKHLNFSVWKELQRSRFDVHIMGCYSSPTEMMAIQWLRMRRIPYILNSDGGFPAPEESRFKRNLKKGLISSASFWLSSGKNCTEYLTYYGAKADQIHEYPLSSVHYTPEQLRPLSPERHAELKRRHNLKETVFLSVGQFIERKGLDLLLRSFRELNAPDASLLLIGGGPQEEEYRAYLKENQVENVVILPFLQKEELIEYYKVSDAFVLPTRYDVWALVLNEAIMFGLPLISTMMAGASHDLIEEGRNGYMIPVDDQQRLTSALRGILESPERRARFGERSLEIAARYSMDHMVDAHLKALERFLGRHKSEAI
- the galU gene encoding UTP--glucose-1-phosphate uridylyltransferase GalU, whose product is MKKVRKAIIPAAGLGTRFLPATKAMPKEMLPIIDKPTIQYIVEEAVESGIEDIIIVTGKGKRAIEDHFDHVHELEHNLNEKGKLELLEEVRRSSKVELHFIRQKEPKGLGHAVWTARKFIGNEPFAVLLGDDIVSAEKPCLRQLIEQYEQTGSSVIGVQKVSDEETNRYGIIDPGQNQDRLYEVRKFVEKPALGTAPSNLAIMGRYILTPEIFDILSLQELGAGGEIQLTDAIQKLNELQRVYAYNFEGTRHDVGEKLGFILTTLQFAMKSKELRQPVLNAIKETLANHKLIDVIG
- a CDS encoding tyrosine-protein phosphatase yields the protein MIDIHSHILPALDDGARDMGQTLRMIKQAELQGVTTLIATPHHANGTFINESAVIRRTVDEVNRQLQERGMTVKVLPGQEVRWFGRLMKDLENGKLVTLADSRYLLLEFPSSYVPAAARQTISSLLAANYIPIIAHPERNRAIFQQPSLLYDLIREGALSQVTSHSITGLFGKKIQKFTMDLCRKHCAHFIASDAHHETGRCLNLPTAYEYIGEHLGADYVEGFISRASLVVQNLNIETVEPIRPARKWFGIF
- the fcl gene encoding GDP-L-fucose synthase, whose amino-acid sequence is MNKSSRIYVAGHRGLVGSAIVRRLQAEGYDNLVFRTSQELDLRDPGAVNAFFASEGIDYVFLAAAKVGGIVANNEYPATFIRDNLMIQTNVIDSAYQYGVKKLMFLGSTCIYPKFAPQPMKEDDLLTGILEPTNEPYAIAKIAGIKMCQSYNRQYGTSYISVMPTNLYGPNDNFDLKNSHVLPAMIRKFHEAKTEGKPVVELWGTGTPRREFLHADDLADACVYLMNTYNESDIVNIGVGEDISIRELAEKIQQIVGYTGDVVYDSSKPDGTPRKLVDVTKLNGLGWKANISLDEGLASTYEWFLQTQKHLRTLTNI
- a CDS encoding CpsD/CapB family tyrosine-protein kinase; translated protein: MPQRSSKNNVIITEANPQSPISESYRTLRTNIDFSLVDNDNKVIMVTSTQQAEGKTTTAVNMAVAYAQTEKKVLIVDADMRRPNVHNMFRRPNRVGLSNLLAGQYTVQELVTETHIPHLEMLSAGVIPHNPSELLSSERWVQFIEFAKNKYDVVIIDTPPALSLPDAQLVAGHSCGVVIVIDVGKVKREAVKKMKSNLEHAKGRILGVVLNNMNKKEAGTYAYQY
- the gmd gene encoding GDP-mannose 4,6-dehydratase, producing the protein MKSALITGVTGQDGSYLAEFLLEKGYKVYGLRRRTSTPNYENVQAIKDQIEWISGDLTDLPSLIEAVRIADPDEVYNLAAQSYVAASWPQPILTGNITALSVTNMLEAVRIVKPTARFYQASSSEMFGKVLEVPQKETTPFYPRSPYGVAKVYGHWITVNYRESFDMFACSGILFNHESPRRGLEFVTRKITDGVARIKLGLQNELRLGNLDALRDWGFAGDYIKAMWLMLQQDTPEDFVISTEETHSVREFLEVAFSYVGLNYEDYVVLDPKFVRPAEVDLLIGDCTKAKEKLGWKQEVNFTQLVHMMVDEDIKRVQAEARYANAMALS
- a CDS encoding lipopolysaccharide biosynthesis protein, which gives rise to MRSALKTLFGKAKQMGKTRDFKNLTYSSMEFIVNPLITILITPLLLKMLGAEFYGSWILMGSIIAILSVTNLGVSSSVVKFGSAYLETHDYVSFNRVLRFTMALCLLIGAGTTVLLYLLGPSLLVLFQNAAGETGEQIVAATRVLGAVVGVKIISSVFAAVCMAHHRYDVLNKTNMLVNVVTNLMSVVLVYFGFKLLGLVVLMLLMSIGAAGFQYMIGRRLSPELNYTPRWDREASRTVLGYGMYSWLQVISSVIYTQMDRVIISSFLGPAALGMYSVCMQLAAKLHEIPAAAGAFLFPKFSSLRESGNVEELKKVYIFANKIVILAVTSLSVPMLLYAESILTVWISPEFAAEASTLLRLLIVGVASGTVAIVAFYYLNGTEYVKLNTGINFGTSAATLLGSLILIPLLGIPGAAFSRMLGFPIGIGARVFIEFRLMGLKMKLLLGTLIPPVCLFLLSGMWVYWSGGPSAGSLISLLLQLAAAGTVVLILMGVLLFGVKILSLRIGRLRKREREEAV
- a CDS encoding glycosyltransferase family 4 protein; amino-acid sequence: MSTKFMFFDTSNDGHHFYYNWTAIQGVREKEPDAVCCYATTSMEPEQAKSLAEAGISMMLMDPEPPRLPAVLGRTVMLYRLIRYCRKHGYRKLHLLYLDCLLIPLLLVWPLLLGLHCTATMHWYPTRPSKQRALSFFLGLGVIRQLIVHGEYTKRYTVERVRSSGKGAVESILYPQLHPQHANPEQDAEMKLRWGAAGPGPYLLAFGGTRYDKGLDLLLQAFAKVEEPCTLVIAGKEEHFTRKDIEAWKERLPSHCHVVTELGYIADEAVSSYFDSSDLIVLPYRRMFTGQSGPLTEAVVRNKLVIGPDHGEVGFTIEHYQLGLVFRSEDVDDLAGQITYALRHRAELAEKINANQNHYRQLIQPQFFMDKYGKTLGT
- a CDS encoding YveK family protein, whose amino-acid sequence is MEVKHYLQILRRYIWLILGVTLITSLCTALVSVQYLPRVYQASVKLLINSEGKGNGVDISSINTNLKLIKTYSEILRTSAVLEKVAAAYPEFMLTPEQMAEMLEVKQSSDSQVMTLVIRDTDYRRAAETVNAISYTFQKEIENVMKVSNITTLGVANPEKPARPILPNTQLNVLVSVLVTLLLGVGYAFLHHMLQDTVKNEKDVEELLGLSVLAAIPTVKSKDIALQLSPSGRKVGEIPYATAKQ